One Fusarium poae strain DAOMC 252244 chromosome 4, whole genome shotgun sequence DNA window includes the following coding sequences:
- a CDS encoding hypothetical protein (SECRETED:SignalP(1-16)) — protein sequence MKTTTALLALAAAAEGSPLFSKRDDDDVFSDKGKMCKGWDLRTAEGVDNLWTKTEAGIDLELFINGHPDHQNNWLKNLEDRVIGGTDGKSGASGCGLIGTSCNPMGGIGCEQQFEKYGTTFINKNSYWIFQSVKGMHGKFAELHRQLTTETLINGLKIPKMMEDFGGDEKSPDNMKGWISAAATMGNALGGLIPGVGSGISAGLGLMAGLMSGMSLGDDEDNGAATVSAGLADLFKAASVRLEDTLRIATGGGRNEDEYNSLPAPKWDTYQTKIAKLFNGGWFLLDDDVETVRVTLGSITNNIQKKVANDVMKASKLSLVADKLGGKDTREKCGYSTGRQWLPLRDGEEYCWYIMRNDPNPIGEGQWHEVGADIYEKMASYGLGDRETYYKALIDCALNKGDSDEVDTSNLVQGEIPRCFFNMPAVFVEHDSSHGCGSPFDSHNCDYRKGTPLK from the exons ATGAAGACCACTACTGCTCTTTTGGCTCTAGCTGCTGCGGCAGAGGGCTCTCCTCTGTTCTCCAAGcgtgacgacgatgacgtcTTCTCAGATAAGGGAAAGATGTGTAAGGGTTGGGATCTGAGAACTGCCGAAGGCGTTGACAATCTCTGGACCAAGACTGAGGCCGGTATCGATCTCGAGCTATTCATCAACGGCCATCCCG ATCATCAAAACAACTggctcaagaacctcgaggATCGTGTGATAGGCGGTACTGACGGCAAGTCGGGTGCTAGTGGTTGTGGTCTCATCGGAACTTCTTGCAACCCCATGGGAGGCATCGGATGCGAACAGCAGTTCGAGAAGTATGGTACAACGTTTATCAACAAGAACTCGTACTGGATCTTCCAGTCTGTCAAGGGCATGCACGGCAAGTTCGCCGAGCTGCATCGCCAGCTGACTACTGAGACTCTCATCAACGGCCTCAAGATTCccaagatgatggaagacTTTGGAGGTGATGAGAAAAGCCCTGATAACATGAAGGGCTGGATTTCTGCGGCTGCCACTATGGGTAACGCCCTTGGAGGTCTTATTCCTGGAGTG GGCTCTGGTATCTCTGCCGGTCTTGGTCTCATGGCTGGTCTCATGTCCGGCATGTCGCTaggagatgatgaggataacGGTGCCGCTACAGTCTCCGCTGGTCTTGCCGACCTGTTCAAAGCGGCTTCGGTCAGGCTCGAGGACACCCTCCGAATCGCCACCGGTGGCGGCAGAAATGAAGACGAGTACAACTCTCTTCCTGCTCCTAAGTGGGATACATACCAAACCAAGATCGCCAAGCTGTTTAATGGCGGCTGGTTCCTGCTCGATGACGACGTCGAGACCGTCCGTGTTACTCTGGGTTCTATCACCAACAACATCCAGAAGAAGGTTGCCAATGACGTTATGAAGGCCTCAAAGTTGTCCCTTGTTGCAGACAAGCTCGGCGGCAAGGATACCCGTGAGAAGTGCGGTTACTCTACTGGTCGCCAATGGTTGCCTCTACGCGATGGTGAGGAGTACTGCTGGTACATCATGCGAAATGACCCCAACCCTATTGGCGAAGGCCAGTGGCATGAGGTTGGCGCAGATATTTACGAGAAGATGGCTTCGTATGGCCTTGGTGACCGCGAGACTTACTACAAGGCCCTTATCGACTGCGCTCTGAACAAGGGTGACAGTGACGAGGTCGACACCAGCAATCTTGTCCAAGGAGAGATTCCCCGCTGCTTCTTCAACATGCCGGCTGTGTTTGTTGAGCATGACAGCTCCCATGGTTGCGGAAGTCCTTTTGATAGCCACAACTGTGACTACCGCAAGGGAACTCCTCTCAAGTAA
- a CDS encoding hypothetical protein (TransMembrane:1 (o12-37i)) → MALLALLQDGETIHPLVLLPVLALVSAIGYILFRVVYNLFFNPLRKFPGPKLWAISNIPYTRMFLSGEGHFKILQLHQQYGPIVRIGPKDLSINHPDGMKDLRGHRKGGTGENSKDPVIAQFNHDNIIGADRQNHSRFRRIVAHGFSHQSMLDQQPIIKGYIDKFINGLREVCENGTKPVNIAAWYNFATFDIIGDLAFGEPFGCLDNRELHPWIALIFDGIKDGAYLGCLARMGWLGKVITALAPKGSDSKWAAHVNMARDKVRKRLDTKKERPDFIDAMLKRTGASGNEMTFDELSSNAQILTVAGSETTATLLTATTYFLASNPETLKILCDEVRSSFKSESEIDMISAQRLTYMLAALNETLRIFPPVINGLQRKIRDEGDVIINQFIPGGASMDVWQWAVYHNPDHFTLPNEYHPERWLDDPRFANDAKRALTPFSVGPRDCVGKNLAYAEMRVILARMLWNFDIKLDPRSIGWEKRTKSYFIWERDPLNVILTPRALPE, encoded by the exons ATGGCTTTACTAGCCCTCCTCCAAGATGGAGAAACTATACATCCATTAGTCCTACTGCCAGTTTTGGCTCTAGTCTCG GCAATCGGATATATTCTCTTTCGAGTTGTCTACAACCTTTTCTTCAATCCACTGCGCAAATTTCCCGGTCCGAAGCTCTGGGCCATCTCCAACATTCCCTACACGCGGATGTTTCTTTCTGGCGAAGGCCATTTCAAGATACTTCAGCTACATCAGCAGTATGGTCCCATCGTGAGAATTGGTCCAAAAGACCTTTCTATCAATCATCCTGATGGAATGAAGGATCTTCGTGGTCATCGCAAGGGTGGAACTGGGGAGAACTCCAAGGACCCAGTCATTGCTCAATTCAATCATGACAACATCATCGGCGCTGATCGACAAAATCATTCGCGTTTCCGTCGTATTGTTGCTCACGGGTTCTCTCATCAATCTATGCTGGACCAACAGCCTATcataaaaggttatattgACAAGTTCATCAACGGGCTTCGTGAGGTATGCGAAAATGGCACAAAACCCGTCAATATAGCTGCATGGTACAACTTTGCCACATTTGATATTATTGGCGACTTGGCATTTGGTGAGCCCTTTGGTTGTCTCGATAACAGGGAACTCCATCCTTGGATCGCCCTCATTTTTGACGGTATCAAAGACGGAGCGTACCTGGGATGCCTTGCCCGAATGGGTTGGCTAGGAAAGGTCATCACAGCCCTGGCGCCAAAAGGATCAGACTCAAAATGGGCGGCCCATGTGAATATGGCGCGTGATAAGGTGCGCAAGAGACTTGACACGAAGAAGGAACGCCCTGATTTCATCGATGCCATGCTAAAAAGAACGGGAGCCTCTGGTAAT GAAATGACTTTCGATGAACTCTCTTCCAACGCACAAATTCTTACCGTGGCTGGGTCTGAAACCACCGCGACGTTACTCACAGCCACCACGTACTTCTTGGCTAGCAACCCCGAAACATTGAAGATACTCTGCGACGAAGTTCGATCATCCTTCAAGTCGGAAAGTGAGATTGATATGATTAGCGCACAGCGCTTAACATACATGCTGGCTGCCCTGAACGAGACTCTTCGTATCTTCCCACCTGTTATTAATGGACTTCAGCGCAAGATCCGTGATGAAGGAGACGTCATCATCAATCAGTTCATCCCCGGTGGA GCCTCAATGGACGTTTGGCAATGGGCTGTCTACCATAACCCTGACCACTTTACGCTTCCTAACGAATATCACCCTGAACGTTGGCTGGATGACCCACGATTTGCGAACGACGCGAAAAGGGCACTGACACCCTTTTCAGTTGGCCCCAGAGACTGTGTTGGAAAGAA TCTGGCTTATGCTGAAATGAGAGTGATTCTGGCCCGAATGCTCTGGAACTTTGACATTAAGCTGGACCCCAGGAGCATTGGATGGGAAAAAAGGACCAAGTCATACTTTATTTGGGAGAGAGATCCTCTTAATGTGATCCTCACACCACGAGCCCTTCCTGAATAA
- a CDS encoding hypothetical protein (TransMembrane:14 (i56-81o93-112i124-143o149-169i181-204o210-233i245-268o280-298i318-338o358-377i384-401o413-437i444-468o521-540i)) has protein sequence MAEIQCSECPTQKPQATRVVTEATPLLNEPDDDALCTNCGDEETIVLVQEPPLGRLILIMATAWFGIFLGALDSTIIATLSGPISSEFNSLSLLSWLATAYLISNAACQPIAGRLTDIFGRRSGLMLSNFLFALGNLVCGVATNHYTMIIGRVIAGFGGGGLISIATFLTSDLTPLRKRGIMQGIANLWFGAGAMLGAVIGGLFHDRTEFGWRLAFLVQVPPSLLLIPVIGWLVKVPAKVSEKSYLARIDFLGVFLTSSFLVLLLLGLNTGGNSVPWTHPLPLTTIPLSIVCFAGFIWWESKVKQPIIPVSLLYDRTVLSACAASLFISMLLMATTFYVPLYLQVLGDSTTTAGLKFLPSPLGGSIGALGTGYAMAWTGRYRRFGLIGASSLIAGTMLFTLQNDSSSPYLTCIGLLLVGGGFSTVLTIATVSCLAAVDHSQQALITSAIFLARSVGGTVGITMASAAYQNTLKEKLWDMLGDKAGGPEEIRRLLDGLEELKHLPQGWLQGVIESFMQSFRVVWLMMAGWAGLALISISLVREHTLHSTLDRS, from the exons ATGGCAGAAATCCAGTGTAGTGAATGCCCTACACAAAAACCTCAAGCCACCCGAGTTGTGACGGAGGCAACGCCTCTCTTAAACGAGCCAGACGATGATGCCCTTTGCACAAACTGCGGAGATGAGGAGACTATCGTTCTCGTCCAGGAACCTCCCCTGGGAAGGCTGATACTTATCATGGCCACTGCATGGTTTGGGATCTTCCTGGGCGCTTTGGACTCGACAATCATTGCGACCTTGTCCGGCCCTATTTCAAGCGAATTCAACTCGCTCAGTTTGCTGTCATGGCTTGCAACTGCATACCTCATCTCCAATGCAGCTTGTCAACCCATTGCAGGTCGACTTACCGACATCTTCGGACGTCGTTCCGGCTTAATGCTGAGCAATTTCCTCTTTGCTCTGGGAAACTTGGTCTGCGGCGTGGCAACTAATCATTATACTATGATTATCGGTCGCGTTATAGCAGGTTTCGGTGGAGGTGGATTGATAAGCATCGCGACGTTCTTGACTTCTGACCTTACACCGCTTCGTAAAAGAGGCATCATGCAAGGTATCGCCAACCTGTGGTTTGGAGCTGGTGCAATGCTTGGAGCTGTCATAGGCGGACTCTTTCACGACCGCACTGAATTCGGTTGGCGGCTTGCATTCCTAGTCCAAGTGCCACCTTCATTACTACTTATCCCTGTCATCGGATGGTTAGTTAAGGTGCCAGCCAAGGTATCAGAGAAGTCTTATCTCGCAAGAATCGACTTTCTGGGTGTCTTTCTCACCTCTTCATTCCTCGTTCTCTTACTTCTTGGTCTCAACACTGGTGGTAACTCAGTACCTTGGACTCATCCTCTGCCTTTGACAACGATACCTCTATCGATTGTTTGTTTTGCCGGCTTCATCTGGTGGGAAAGTAAGGTCAAGCAACCTATCATCCCTGTAAGCCTTCTTTACGATCGTACCGTCCTGTCTGCTTGTGCTGCCAGTCTGTTTATCTCCATGCTGTTGATGGCTACCACATTCTATGTGCCCCTCTACCTCCAAGTTCTCGGCGACTCCACCACAACTGCTGGCCTTAAGTTTCTACCATCGCCTCTCGGGGGTTCAATTGGAGCTCTGGGAACAGGATATGCCATGGCATGGACTGGAAGATACAGACGATTTGGCCTCATAGGAGCATCGTCATTGATAGCAGGCACTATGCTCTTCACTCTCCAAAATGACAGCAGTTCGCCTTACCTCACCTGTATCGGGCTGTTACTTGTTGGTGGAGGCTTCAGCACCGTGTTGACAATCGCTACTGTTTCGTGCCTCGCTGCAGTCGACCACTCTCAACAAGCACTCATCACATCAGCAATCT TTCTAGCTAGGAGCGTCGGAGGTACGGTTGGCATAACCATGGCGTCTGCAGCTTACCAGAATACGCTAAAAGAGAAGCTGTGGGATATGCTTGGTGATAAGGCCGGTGGTCCCGAGGAGATCCGTCGGCTTCTGGATGGTTTGGAAGAACTAAAGCATCTTCCTCAAGGCTGGCTACAAGGGGTCATAGAGTCATTCATGCAGTCATTCAGAGTTGTGTGGCTGATGATGGCGGGTTGGGCTGGGCTGGCTCTTATCAGCATCTCTTTGGTCAGAGAACATACGCTGCACTCGACGCTGGATCGGAGCTAG